In Xenopus laevis strain J_2021 chromosome 2S, Xenopus_laevis_v10.1, whole genome shotgun sequence, a genomic segment contains:
- the rnf169.S gene encoding E3 ubiquitin-protein ligase RNF169 isoform X2, whose translation MYICVCINNDKEKEEKDSEDRNQRLHQEEAEGLALKLSQRLSDSENEEPVPDRIPHRSAFVSKSSANSLTSLAWGRHSKVERSQSCTDTVNESYPLGRRRVRPPKSKVCFGGCLHSAVVGVLLSTENSRSFSAPVLTAEKRLSLNPLTSFVPLHKSDRSISPESNDSISEELNHFKPIVCSPCTPPKRLANGRILSPVIIKSTPRNLRKSLQKPTTYEASPMILKKWEQVCHDRQMKRTLSKGTLTSSAEPDEDSSSQINHVPSSRELSPCKNSRSGKRNTLLGDLELVPSSSKSVHLAMSNEGKNLVLPSEHLVGTGPSGATDFTDLNSNSHTGSKSVKGKTLPHSKCLQGTSLKSAMKHPHRTSAQPVNMQNGAAENISPQLPQRRGQKKRCKSKHLEQNGSVKRFKVTRGDRCVQGLDLRGKDPEQRLTQEEEDKTLALKLQLTSHKETRVVNRRKGSRDEYPLRSKSTAAAN comes from the exons atgtatatatgtgtatgt ataaacaatgacaaagaaaaagaggaaaaagattCAGAGGACCGAAACCAGAGGCTGCACCAGGAGGAGGCAGAAGGTTTAGCACTTAAACTGAGTCAG CGCCTCTCTGACTCTGAGAATGAAGAACCAGTCCCAGACCGGATCCCTCACCGATCAGCCTTTGTTTCCAAGAGCAGCGCCAACTCCCTGACCTCGTTGGCCTG GGGCCGGCACAGTAAGGTGGAGAGGAGCCAGAGTTGCACTGATACAGTGAATGAGAGTTACCCGCTGGGCAGGAGGAGGGTACGTCCTCCAAAATCCAAG GTGTGCTTTGGAGGGTGCCTTCATTCAGCCGTTGTTGGAGTCCTGTTGTCTACAGAGAACAGCCGATCATTCTCGGCCCCTGTTCTGACAGCGGAAAAACGACTGTCCCTAAACCCTCTGACCTCCTTTGTGCCGCTGCATAAGTCCGATCGATCCATCAGCCCCGAGAGCAACGACAGCATTTCCGAGGAGCTCAATCACTTCAAGCCAATCGTGTGCTCTCCTTGCACCCCTCCCAAGAGACTGGCCAACGGCAGAATCCTAAGCCCCGTCATCATCAAGTCGACACCCAGAAACCTAAGGAAAAGCCTCCAGAAGCCCACAACCTACGAGGCCAGCCCCATGATCCTGAAAAAGTGGGAGCAAGTCTGTCATGACCGGCAGATGAAAAGGACCCTCTCCAAAGGGACGCTGACCTCTTCTGCTGAACCTGATGAAGATTCTTCCTCCCAAATCAACCACGTGCCGTCCAGCAGGGAACTGTCCCCTTGCAAGAACAGTCGCAGTGGCAAACGCAACACTTTACTGGGGGATCTGGAACTTGTACCCTCTTCTAGCAAAAGTGTTCATCTGGCAATGAGTAATGAAGGAAAGAATCTAGTTTTGCCAAGCGAGCACCTTGTGGGCACTGGGCCAAGTGGGGCTACAGACTTTACTGACCTCAATTCCAATTCGCATACAGGCTCCAAATCCGTGAAAGGAAAGACTCTGCCTCATTCCAAGTGTCTTCAGGGAACATCACTTAAATCAGCAATGAAACACCCTCACAGAACCAGCGCCCAACCAGTGAATATGCAAAATGGAGCTGCCGAGAACATCAGCCCCCAGCTTCCCCAACGTAGAGGCCAGAAGAAGAGATGTAAAAGCAAGCACTTGGAACAGAATGGCTCTGTTAAGAGGTTCAAGGTCACACGTGGGGACAGATGTGTTCAGGGGTTGGACCTGCGGGGGAAAGACCCAGAACAGAGACTGacccaggaggaggaggacaaAACGCTGGCGCTTAAACTCCAACTGACCAGCCACAAAGAAACACGGGTGGTAAACCGACGCAAGGGGAGCCGGGACGAATACCCCTTACGTTCCAAAAGCACGGCCGCCGCAAATTAG
- the rnf169.S gene encoding E3 ubiquitin-protein ligase RNF169 isoform X1 yields the protein MSRARRVTGRAAQINNDKEKEEKDSEDRNQRLHQEEAEGLALKLSQRLSDSENEEPVPDRIPHRSAFVSKSSANSLTSLAWGRHSKVERSQSCTDTVNESYPLGRRRVRPPKSKVCFGGCLHSAVVGVLLSTENSRSFSAPVLTAEKRLSLNPLTSFVPLHKSDRSISPESNDSISEELNHFKPIVCSPCTPPKRLANGRILSPVIIKSTPRNLRKSLQKPTTYEASPMILKKWEQVCHDRQMKRTLSKGTLTSSAEPDEDSSSQINHVPSSRELSPCKNSRSGKRNTLLGDLELVPSSSKSVHLAMSNEGKNLVLPSEHLVGTGPSGATDFTDLNSNSHTGSKSVKGKTLPHSKCLQGTSLKSAMKHPHRTSAQPVNMQNGAAENISPQLPQRRGQKKRCKSKHLEQNGSVKRFKVTRGDRCVQGLDLRGKDPEQRLTQEEEDKTLALKLQLTSHKETRVVNRRKGSRDEYPLRSKSTAAAN from the exons ATGTCTCGGGCCCGGAGAGTGACTGGCAGAGCGGCTCAG ataaacaatgacaaagaaaaagaggaaaaagattCAGAGGACCGAAACCAGAGGCTGCACCAGGAGGAGGCAGAAGGTTTAGCACTTAAACTGAGTCAG CGCCTCTCTGACTCTGAGAATGAAGAACCAGTCCCAGACCGGATCCCTCACCGATCAGCCTTTGTTTCCAAGAGCAGCGCCAACTCCCTGACCTCGTTGGCCTG GGGCCGGCACAGTAAGGTGGAGAGGAGCCAGAGTTGCACTGATACAGTGAATGAGAGTTACCCGCTGGGCAGGAGGAGGGTACGTCCTCCAAAATCCAAG GTGTGCTTTGGAGGGTGCCTTCATTCAGCCGTTGTTGGAGTCCTGTTGTCTACAGAGAACAGCCGATCATTCTCGGCCCCTGTTCTGACAGCGGAAAAACGACTGTCCCTAAACCCTCTGACCTCCTTTGTGCCGCTGCATAAGTCCGATCGATCCATCAGCCCCGAGAGCAACGACAGCATTTCCGAGGAGCTCAATCACTTCAAGCCAATCGTGTGCTCTCCTTGCACCCCTCCCAAGAGACTGGCCAACGGCAGAATCCTAAGCCCCGTCATCATCAAGTCGACACCCAGAAACCTAAGGAAAAGCCTCCAGAAGCCCACAACCTACGAGGCCAGCCCCATGATCCTGAAAAAGTGGGAGCAAGTCTGTCATGACCGGCAGATGAAAAGGACCCTCTCCAAAGGGACGCTGACCTCTTCTGCTGAACCTGATGAAGATTCTTCCTCCCAAATCAACCACGTGCCGTCCAGCAGGGAACTGTCCCCTTGCAAGAACAGTCGCAGTGGCAAACGCAACACTTTACTGGGGGATCTGGAACTTGTACCCTCTTCTAGCAAAAGTGTTCATCTGGCAATGAGTAATGAAGGAAAGAATCTAGTTTTGCCAAGCGAGCACCTTGTGGGCACTGGGCCAAGTGGGGCTACAGACTTTACTGACCTCAATTCCAATTCGCATACAGGCTCCAAATCCGTGAAAGGAAAGACTCTGCCTCATTCCAAGTGTCTTCAGGGAACATCACTTAAATCAGCAATGAAACACCCTCACAGAACCAGCGCCCAACCAGTGAATATGCAAAATGGAGCTGCCGAGAACATCAGCCCCCAGCTTCCCCAACGTAGAGGCCAGAAGAAGAGATGTAAAAGCAAGCACTTGGAACAGAATGGCTCTGTTAAGAGGTTCAAGGTCACACGTGGGGACAGATGTGTTCAGGGGTTGGACCTGCGGGGGAAAGACCCAGAACAGAGACTGacccaggaggaggaggacaaAACGCTGGCGCTTAAACTCCAACTGACCAGCCACAAAGAAACACGGGTGGTAAACCGACGCAAGGGGAGCCGGGACGAATACCCCTTACGTTCCAAAAGCACGGCCGCCGCAAATTAG